A region of Candidatus Diapherotrites archaeon DNA encodes the following proteins:
- a CDS encoding DUF87 domain-containing protein, translating into MPEAEASESDDEKVIETSFVEDDKDIFDEVLGESNERKAAREARKKKTIELKEKAEKKAKSAGEEGENITEENAPETAEKGKGVPAEKAGFENETVIESAAPDEKRVKRKRQAKQKPAQNAAAKESGNGIAGEGRAGKGAETDLDAAGVKAKKQAADDLEMNDELEQIALEEEDKQQIKDVILEKASIYAQKDELLPFDKEVGIREADIYSDQHKPNPVEAKTEKEKERDEEGGRFELSLLSDEKKKIAFIGRKKSLFEKYGEEAGLFVGKVQDSELNDFNVLVDSLNPHVIFVNGARGSGKSYVLGVLAEELAHKNKNVGIIVIDPIGVFWSMRFPNKDEREIGMLAKWDLTPQGLDNLKVFIPAGVKDQVPGGTFDATFSMHASLLSTDDWCLTFGIERFSPSGLLIEKVISKVRSGYEQKEGPKIAGKKGNYTLDDLINCLENDKELHSSDKGYKPDSIRALVSRFDAAKNWGVFSDKGTPLGELSMENQLTIIDTSFLEDNVSALVIGILGRRILAARKKTTRREAASRHKTVDADEMMELEIPPTWLFIDEAHTLIPSGNVKTPATTSLIEYVKQGRQPGCSLVFATQQPSAIDSHVLSQLDIIMTHKLVFDDDIKSVFKRTPTLIPKKFRKPTFIKTLPVGTALTGDRREETSRAFVMRVRPRMSQHEGREAETAELSKDLDPEKAKKLALEMCLAKIEKEGVIELEKIRQIINTVNNKFKANIEPSDIMEQLDRKGIEFDSEKQTVSVPGYEEEMEKKLEEATRKAEEIEKKVLKEEAPKPETAAGVQEPPELLAFPVQVNEEAARKAFNAMRQKKFLGFFGKEEMLESVYLKFIPVFAFKFNYFGSKEIFNVGEAYVNSLSGEFLHYAGNEFLESRGFKEFSQLNENEAILFNALKKDKAGLEALMQKTGMDEARLRRLLKSLADKNIIKIETANNETSFRLNESVDLPANPLHPIMNSLHGLPLKQQESVAIEAPRVSKEQAAESLKRLWSKIVVKKIETVYMPAYEGRLKSYDGKNRTIFLDAMKGKEIIY; encoded by the coding sequence ATGCCTGAAGCCGAAGCCAGCGAAAGCGATGACGAGAAGGTCATTGAGACCTCTTTTGTCGAGGACGACAAGGACATTTTCGACGAGGTCTTGGGCGAAAGCAACGAGCGCAAGGCGGCGCGCGAGGCAAGGAAGAAAAAGACCATTGAACTGAAGGAAAAAGCCGAAAAAAAGGCGAAAAGCGCGGGCGAAGAAGGCGAAAACATAACAGAAGAAAACGCGCCGGAAACAGCGGAAAAAGGAAAAGGCGTTCCGGCCGAAAAAGCCGGGTTCGAAAACGAAACCGTTATTGAAAGCGCGGCGCCCGATGAAAAGCGCGTGAAAAGGAAAAGGCAGGCGAAACAAAAACCCGCCCAAAACGCCGCGGCAAAGGAAAGCGGGAATGGCATTGCCGGCGAAGGCAGGGCGGGAAAAGGCGCGGAAACGGATTTAGATGCGGCGGGAGTCAAGGCCAAAAAGCAGGCAGCTGACGACCTTGAAATGAACGACGAGCTTGAACAAATCGCCTTGGAGGAAGAGGACAAGCAGCAGATAAAGGACGTCATTCTGGAGAAGGCATCCATTTACGCGCAGAAGGATGAACTCCTGCCGTTCGACAAGGAAGTCGGCATCCGCGAAGCGGACATTTATTCCGACCAGCACAAGCCAAACCCGGTCGAGGCGAAAACCGAGAAAGAGAAGGAGAGAGACGAGGAAGGCGGCAGGTTCGAACTCAGCTTATTGTCTGACGAGAAAAAAAAGATTGCGTTCATCGGCAGGAAAAAGTCGTTGTTTGAAAAGTACGGCGAGGAAGCCGGCCTGTTTGTCGGAAAAGTGCAGGACTCCGAACTCAACGATTTCAATGTATTGGTGGACAGCCTCAACCCGCACGTCATTTTCGTGAACGGTGCCCGCGGATCCGGAAAGTCTTACGTTTTGGGCGTTCTCGCGGAAGAGCTGGCGCACAAAAACAAGAACGTCGGCATAATCGTGATAGACCCCATCGGCGTGTTCTGGTCGATGAGGTTCCCGAACAAGGATGAAAGGGAAATTGGCATGCTTGCAAAATGGGATCTGACACCGCAGGGTTTGGACAACCTCAAGGTATTCATTCCTGCGGGAGTCAAGGACCAGGTGCCGGGCGGAACGTTTGACGCGACGTTTTCCATGCACGCCTCATTGCTTTCAACCGACGACTGGTGCCTCACATTCGGCATTGAAAGGTTTTCGCCGAGCGGCCTGCTCATAGAAAAGGTCATTTCAAAGGTGAGAAGCGGCTACGAGCAGAAGGAAGGACCGAAAATTGCGGGAAAAAAAGGCAATTACACGCTTGACGACCTGATAAACTGCCTTGAAAACGACAAGGAACTGCATTCCTCGGACAAGGGCTACAAGCCCGATTCTATCAGGGCGCTGGTTTCAAGGTTTGACGCCGCAAAAAACTGGGGCGTTTTCTCCGATAAGGGCACACCTCTGGGCGAACTGAGCATGGAAAACCAGCTCACAATCATCGACACCTCTTTCCTTGAGGACAATGTTTCCGCGCTGGTCATAGGCATTCTTGGCAGGCGCATTCTTGCAGCGCGCAAAAAAACCACAAGGCGTGAGGCGGCTAGCAGGCACAAGACTGTTGATGCGGATGAAATGATGGAGCTTGAGATTCCGCCGACATGGCTGTTCATAGACGAGGCGCATACGCTCATTCCGAGCGGAAACGTCAAGACGCCTGCGACAACTTCGCTCATAGAATATGTGAAGCAGGGCCGCCAGCCCGGCTGCTCGCTTGTCTTCGCAACACAACAGCCGTCTGCAATCGACTCGCACGTGCTGTCACAGCTTGACATAATAATGACGCACAAGCTTGTCTTCGACGACGACATAAAATCCGTTTTCAAGAGGACTCCCACCCTGATTCCAAAAAAATTCAGGAAGCCCACGTTCATCAAAACGCTTCCCGTTGGAACCGCGCTTACCGGCGACAGGCGCGAGGAGACAAGCAGGGCGTTCGTAATGAGGGTCAGGCCGAGAATGTCACAGCACGAAGGCAGGGAAGCTGAAACCGCAGAACTGTCGAAGGACCTGGATCCGGAGAAGGCGAAAAAGCTTGCATTGGAAATGTGCCTCGCCAAAATTGAAAAGGAAGGCGTGATTGAGCTTGAAAAAATCCGCCAGATCATAAACACTGTCAACAACAAGTTCAAGGCGAACATTGAACCATCGGACATAATGGAACAGCTCGACCGCAAGGGAATAGAATTTGACTCCGAAAAGCAGACCGTGAGCGTGCCCGGCTACGAAGAGGAAATGGAGAAAAAGCTCGAAGAGGCGACAAGAAAGGCGGAGGAAATCGAAAAGAAGGTTTTGAAGGAAGAGGCGCCGAAACCTGAAACCGCAGCCGGAGTGCAGGAACCGCCGGAACTGCTCGCGTTTCCGGTGCAGGTCAATGAGGAAGCCGCGAGAAAAGCGTTCAATGCCATGCGGCAAAAAAAGTTTTTGGGATTTTTCGGAAAGGAGGAGATGCTGGAAAGCGTTTACCTCAAATTCATTCCCGTTTTCGCGTTCAAATTCAACTATTTCGGCTCCAAGGAAATTTTCAATGTCGGCGAGGCATACGTCAATTCCCTGAGCGGCGAATTCCTGCACTATGCCGGAAACGAGTTTTTGGAGTCACGCGGATTCAAGGAATTTTCGCAGCTGAACGAAAACGAGGCGATTCTCTTCAACGCTCTCAAAAAGGATAAGGCCGGCCTGGAAGCATTGATGCAGAAAACCGGCATGGACGAGGCCAGGCTCAGGAGGCTGCTGAAAAGCCTCGCGGACAAGAACATAATCAAAATTGAAACCGCGAACAATGAAACTTCCTTCAGGCTAAACGAGAGCGTTGATTTGCCCGCAAACCCGCTGCACCCCATAATGAATTCGCTGCACGGCCTGCCATTGAAACAGCAGGAATCCGTGGCAATCGAGGCCCCGCGCGTTTCAAAGGAACAGGCGGCGGAATCGTTGAAAAGGCTGTGGAGCAAGATCGTCGTCAAAAAAATCGAAACCGTTTACATGCCGGCATACGAGGGAAGGCTGAAAAGCTATGACGGAAAGAACCGCACGATTTTCCTGGACGCGATGAAAGGCAAGGAAATAATCTACTGA